Proteins found in one Paenibacillus borealis genomic segment:
- a CDS encoding glycoside hydrolase family 43 protein: MQTAIITNPVMWADVPDVDVIRVGPVFYMVSTSMHSMPGCPIMKSVNLNDWEIVNYVYDTLEDNVAHRLQEGNNIYGKGSWAASLRYKDGIYYVCFSSNDMDRFYIYRTEDIEHGTWERSVIPGLHHDPGLLLDDNTRSYVIYGNGDIRIRELTEDLTAVKPGGTDQLLLEGGRKDIGLRIEGCHAYKLNGYYYLFFIEWPRTGNQRRRQLCYRSQELLGPYERKVILDDDLGYRNNGVAQGGIVDTPDGDWYAVLFQDHDAVGRVPCVLPVDWEDDWPVIGENGRALQVYAARLPAAEAKPLVISDEFDYTGNRLALHWQWNHNPDNGLWSVTERPGYLRLYTGQLADSILQARNTLTQRTEGPACSAETVIDLCGLRDGDRAGLAALQNGFGTVGIAAGGQGKFSVNMCVNGGGGCEEIVEQAEFTRDKVYLRIDFNFRDSLDEANFFYSEDGREWKPIGRTLQMKYTLDHFMGYRAALFNYATRQSGGHADFGYFHYHRLN, from the coding sequence TTGCAAACCGCCATCATTACCAATCCTGTGATGTGGGCAGACGTCCCGGATGTTGATGTCATCCGGGTGGGGCCTGTGTTCTATATGGTCAGCACCAGCATGCATTCCATGCCGGGCTGTCCCATTATGAAATCGGTGAACCTGAACGATTGGGAAATCGTGAATTATGTCTATGATACCTTAGAGGATAATGTGGCCCACCGGCTGCAGGAAGGCAACAATATTTATGGCAAAGGCTCCTGGGCGGCCTCTCTCCGGTACAAGGACGGAATCTATTACGTATGTTTCTCCTCCAATGACATGGACCGGTTCTATATCTACCGGACAGAGGATATTGAGCATGGAACATGGGAGCGGTCGGTAATTCCGGGGCTGCATCATGATCCGGGGTTGCTGCTGGATGACAATACACGCAGCTATGTGATTTACGGGAACGGTGATATCCGGATCCGGGAGCTGACAGAGGATCTGACGGCGGTGAAGCCCGGCGGAACGGATCAGCTGCTGCTTGAAGGAGGGCGGAAAGACATCGGGCTGCGGATCGAAGGCTGTCATGCATACAAACTTAACGGCTATTACTATTTATTCTTTATTGAATGGCCAAGAACCGGCAATCAGCGCAGACGCCAGCTGTGCTACCGTTCACAGGAGCTTCTGGGTCCTTATGAGCGGAAGGTCATTCTGGATGATGATCTGGGCTACCGGAATAACGGTGTCGCCCAAGGCGGTATCGTTGATACGCCGGATGGCGACTGGTATGCGGTGCTGTTCCAGGATCATGATGCTGTCGGACGGGTACCCTGCGTGCTGCCCGTAGACTGGGAGGACGATTGGCCGGTTATCGGGGAGAACGGCAGAGCACTCCAAGTATATGCGGCGAGGCTTCCTGCTGCAGAGGCGAAGCCGCTGGTCATCAGCGATGAGTTCGATTATACCGGCAACAGGCTGGCACTCCACTGGCAATGGAACCATAATCCCGACAACGGGTTATGGTCTGTCACGGAGCGGCCGGGCTATTTGCGGCTGTACACCGGGCAGCTGGCGGACAGTATCCTGCAGGCGCGCAATACGCTGACCCAGCGGACGGAAGGTCCGGCTTGCAGTGCAGAGACCGTAATAGACCTCTGCGGCCTGCGGGACGGCGACCGGGCAGGCCTGGCAGCCCTGCAAAACGGGTTTGGTACGGTTGGGATTGCCGCCGGGGGGCAGGGGAAGTTCAGCGTGAACATGTGTGTCAACGGCGGTGGCGGCTGCGAGGAGATAGTGGAGCAAGCCGAGTTTACCAGAGATAAGGTTTATCTTAGAATTGACTTCAATTTCAGGGATAGCCTGGATGAAGCCAATTTCTTCTATTCGGAGGATGGGCGCGAGTGGAAGCCGATTGGACGGACGCTGCAGATGAAATATACGCTGGATCATTTTATGGGATACCGGGCGGCTCTGTTCAATTATGCCACCAGACAATCCGGCGGCCATGCCGATTTCGGTTATTTCCATTATCACAGGCTGAATTAG
- a CDS encoding AraC family transcriptional regulator translates to MPTIHYVEYDAAHPDDFVYSIPEGLDAWLLVLTQTPAVFKVNGEMKEFPAHSVVLYPPKHSIYYRACSNRYVNDWVRFDADESYITEAVLPLGTPFSLPDPGYCHQLFQLLTLENSFQNDYRELSINNLFRIFFNKLCEASQDKLSPQYYNLLDLRKTLYNNPGHPWTVSSMAEHLHISAGYLQTIYKSTFGISCMEDVIHCRIRMAKEKLGFGPYKIAEVAALCGYANVEHFCRQFRQLTGYSPRAYRDKLAAKETKDPADQ, encoded by the coding sequence ATGCCCACCATTCATTACGTAGAATATGACGCTGCGCATCCGGACGACTTTGTGTACAGCATTCCCGAAGGGCTGGATGCCTGGCTTCTTGTGCTTACACAGACCCCGGCGGTGTTTAAAGTGAACGGCGAAATGAAGGAGTTTCCGGCTCACTCTGTGGTTCTTTATCCGCCCAAGCACAGCATTTATTACCGTGCTTGTTCCAACAGGTACGTTAATGACTGGGTCCGTTTCGATGCGGATGAATCCTATATTACGGAAGCCGTGTTGCCATTGGGCACTCCCTTCTCACTGCCGGATCCCGGTTATTGCCATCAGCTATTTCAACTGCTGACTTTGGAGAACTCATTCCAGAACGACTACCGGGAGCTTTCTATTAACAACCTGTTCCGGATCTTCTTCAATAAGCTGTGTGAAGCGTCCCAGGACAAGCTGAGTCCCCAATACTATAACCTGCTTGACTTGCGCAAGACTCTGTACAATAATCCGGGTCATCCCTGGACCGTTTCCTCCATGGCCGAACATCTGCACATCAGCGCAGGCTACCTGCAGACTATCTATAAATCTACCTTCGGTATATCCTGCATGGAGGATGTTATTCATTGCCGGATCCGGATGGCCAAAGAGAAGCTTGGCTTCGGCCCGTACAAAATCGCCGAAGTTGCGGCGCTCTGCGGCTATGCAAATGTAGAGCATTTCTGCAGACAGTTCCGTCAGCTTACCGGTTATTCCCCCCGGGCCTACCGTGACAAACTTGCCGCTAAAGAAACGAAAGACCCTGCTGATCAATGA